Proteins encoded in a region of the Zunongwangia endophytica genome:
- a CDS encoding MATE family efflux transporter, whose translation MQLSDYTKEFGKNLTIAFPVMLGQLGHVLVGLADNLMVGRLGAAPLAAVSLGNSLVFIALSLGIGFSFAITPLIAEADGSGDIEKGRSYFHHGIILCGINGILLFLLLLIAKPLLYYLNQPPEVVDYAIPYLEIVAFSMLPLMIFQAYKQFADGLSQTKYAMYATILANLVNVLFNYLLIYGIWIFPELGLEGAAIGTLISRFFMLWFVWEILRRKSKFKPYFVWSRKELFNSEIFKKILNLGLPTALQMLFEVAIFTATVFLAGLLGTNPQAANQIALNLASMTFMIAVGLGVTATIRVGNQKGLRHYKELRRIAMSVFLLVFIIEAIFAVGFILLKDWLPGFYIENTEVVLLAAQLLIVAALFQLSDGMQVVILGALRGLQDVKIPTAICFVAYWIIGFPVSWYFGKAENMGSMGIWMGLLAGLTASALMLYFRFNYLSNKLIANKPNEIKNETA comes from the coding sequence TTGCAGCTTTCAGATTATACAAAAGAATTCGGGAAAAACCTAACTATTGCCTTTCCAGTAATGTTAGGGCAGTTGGGGCATGTTTTAGTTGGTCTTGCTGATAATCTGATGGTAGGTCGATTAGGCGCAGCACCGCTCGCAGCAGTTTCTTTGGGTAATAGTCTTGTTTTTATTGCCTTGTCGTTGGGAATAGGCTTTTCTTTTGCTATAACACCTCTTATTGCTGAAGCCGATGGATCTGGCGATATAGAGAAGGGAAGAAGCTATTTTCATCACGGCATTATTCTCTGCGGAATAAACGGTATACTGTTATTCTTACTACTATTAATAGCAAAACCACTTCTATATTATCTAAATCAGCCACCTGAAGTTGTAGATTACGCAATTCCCTATCTGGAAATCGTTGCATTTTCGATGTTGCCATTAATGATCTTTCAGGCTTATAAACAATTTGCAGACGGTTTATCACAAACCAAATATGCGATGTATGCTACCATTTTAGCCAATTTGGTAAACGTACTTTTTAATTATCTTTTGATTTACGGAATTTGGATTTTTCCTGAACTTGGTTTAGAAGGTGCTGCTATTGGAACCTTAATTTCAAGGTTTTTTATGCTTTGGTTCGTTTGGGAAATCTTAAGACGAAAATCGAAGTTTAAGCCCTATTTTGTTTGGTCTAGAAAAGAATTATTTAATTCAGAAATATTTAAAAAAATACTCAATCTTGGTCTTCCAACGGCCTTACAAATGCTATTTGAAGTAGCCATTTTCACTGCAACCGTTTTTCTTGCCGGTCTTCTTGGGACAAATCCCCAGGCAGCAAATCAAATTGCACTAAATTTAGCTTCGATGACGTTTATGATTGCTGTAGGTTTAGGAGTAACCGCAACAATACGTGTCGGGAATCAAAAAGGATTACGGCATTATAAAGAATTGCGTAGAATTGCCATGTCGGTATTTCTTTTAGTATTTATTATAGAAGCAATATTTGCTGTAGGTTTTATTTTACTGAAAGATTGGTTACCCGGTTTTTATATCGAAAATACAGAGGTTGTATTACTTGCAGCTCAATTATTAATCGTAGCCGCTTTATTTCAACTTAGTGATGGGATGCAGGTGGTAATTTTGGGCGCCTTGCGAGGTTTGCAGGATGTGAAAATTCCCACAGCAATCTGTTTTGTAGCCTACTGGATTATTGGCTTCCCGGTTTCCTGGTATTTTGGTAAAGCTGAAAATATGGGAAGTATGGGAATTTGGATGGGATTGTTAGCTGGATTAACGGCCTCCGCATTAATGTTGTATTTTAGATTCAATTATTTAAGTAATAAATTGATTGCGAATAAACCAAACGAAATTAAAAACGAAACTGCTTAA
- a CDS encoding M20/M25/M40 family metallo-hydrolase — protein MKRFPLLILLLAVLPVFAQSSLEKDEAKIKEIYDMALTNGQSYNWLGHLSNTIGGRLSGSYNAQRAVDYTKKELDSLGLDRVWLQEVMVPKWTRGFREYAYIETIPGSSMPINICALGGSVATPDGGTKAEVIEVKDLEELEKLGEAKIKGKIVFFNRPMDATKINTFSAYGGAVDQRANGAAEASKFGAVGVLVRSMNLKIDEYPHAGSMYYGDIPEEQKIPAAAISTKDAEYLSGNLKLQKDLKVYFKMNCENHPDVKSYNVIGEITGSEYPDEYIVVGGHLDSWDLGDGSHDDGAGCVQSMEVLRLFKELNYKPKRSIRVVLFMNEENGLRGGKKYAEVAKDKNENHVFALESDSGGFTPRGFTFNANENQLQKLKIWASLFKPYYLHIFKEGEGGADIGPLEGSGTVLAGLQPDSQRYFDYHHAATDTFDKVSKRELELGGASMAALIYLVDKYGL, from the coding sequence ATGAAAAGATTCCCCTTACTTATTCTCTTACTAGCCGTTTTGCCGGTTTTTGCACAATCTTCCTTAGAAAAAGATGAAGCAAAAATTAAAGAAATATATGATATGGCTTTAACCAATGGACAAAGCTACAACTGGTTGGGGCATTTATCGAATACTATTGGAGGGCGGCTTTCCGGATCTTATAATGCGCAACGAGCAGTAGATTATACTAAAAAAGAATTGGATAGTCTTGGTTTGGATAGAGTCTGGTTGCAAGAGGTTATGGTGCCAAAATGGACAAGAGGATTTAGAGAATATGCTTATATAGAAACTATTCCGGGAAGTTCTATGCCAATTAATATTTGTGCTTTAGGAGGTTCTGTTGCCACACCAGATGGCGGTACAAAAGCTGAAGTTATAGAAGTTAAGGATCTAGAGGAATTAGAAAAACTGGGTGAAGCAAAAATTAAGGGTAAAATAGTTTTCTTTAATCGACCTATGGATGCGACGAAGATTAATACGTTTAGCGCCTATGGCGGTGCTGTAGATCAAAGAGCCAACGGCGCAGCTGAAGCTTCTAAATTTGGAGCAGTAGGTGTCTTGGTGCGATCTATGAATTTGAAGATAGATGAATATCCACATGCGGGCAGTATGTATTATGGTGATATTCCCGAAGAACAAAAAATCCCTGCAGCAGCAATTAGTACAAAAGATGCAGAATATTTAAGCGGAAATTTAAAGCTGCAAAAAGATCTTAAGGTCTATTTTAAAATGAATTGTGAGAATCATCCAGATGTAAAAAGCTACAATGTAATTGGTGAAATTACAGGTAGCGAATATCCCGATGAATATATCGTAGTTGGCGGTCATTTAGATTCTTGGGATTTAGGAGATGGTTCTCACGATGACGGTGCAGGCTGTGTACAATCGATGGAAGTGTTGCGCCTTTTTAAAGAATTGAATTATAAACCGAAAAGAAGCATTCGTGTTGTTTTATTTATGAATGAAGAAAACGGATTGCGAGGCGGTAAAAAATATGCTGAAGTAGCGAAAGATAAAAATGAAAATCACGTCTTTGCGTTAGAAAGTGATTCTGGCGGATTTACACCAAGAGGTTTTACCTTTAATGCAAATGAGAATCAACTGCAAAAATTGAAAATTTGGGCGTCGTTGTTTAAACCTTATTACCTGCATATTTTTAAGGAAGGAGAAGGAGGAGCAGATATTGGTCCGCTTGAAGGATCTGGTACTGTTCTAGCGGGTTTGCAACCAGACTCTCAGCGTTACTTTGATTATCATCATGCCGCAACAGATACTTTCGATAAGGTGAGTAAAAGAGAACTGGAGCTTGGTGGTGCCAGCATGGCTGCCTTAATATATTTAGTAGATAAATACGGATTGTAA
- a CDS encoding Hsp20/alpha crystallin family protein → MSLIKRNENWLPSVFDDMFKTDWMGGTTNVNNIGTRIPAVNIQESDENFIVEVAAPGKVKDDFNIELDNDVLTISAENKVEKENTNKEGKYTRREFSYSTFKRAFSLPDSIDNTKISANYNNGVLEIALPKKEEAKVQAKRMIEIS, encoded by the coding sequence ATGAGTTTAATTAAAAGAAATGAAAACTGGTTACCATCTGTATTTGACGATATGTTTAAAACCGATTGGATGGGAGGGACTACCAACGTAAATAATATCGGAACAAGGATTCCTGCAGTTAATATTCAGGAATCTGATGAGAATTTTATTGTTGAGGTTGCCGCTCCCGGAAAAGTAAAAGACGATTTTAATATTGAATTAGATAATGATGTGTTAACTATTTCAGCTGAAAATAAGGTTGAAAAAGAAAATACCAACAAAGAAGGAAAGTATACTCGTAGAGAGTTTAGCTACAGTACTTTTAAAAGAGCTTTTAGTTTGCCAGATTCTATCGATAACACCAAAATTAGTGCGAACTACAACAACGGTGTTCTAGAAATTGCACTTCCTAAGAAAGAAGAAGCAAAAGTACAGGCTAAAAGAATGATAGAGATATCATAA
- a CDS encoding sensor histidine kinase produces MLTFASGDDTLFVKGAYPEHIVDFLKSYKSCSEISEEALINAFEKGEFKDMPANRVVNRGFTKCQHYFALTVKNDQNTTEDYFWSYYNDGVLFILYEYKDGKLDQIGKTSAAKRIKKRAIPIRCLSFQIEMKPYETKTLILKTELQGHANLYFPTDFTTAKDIYIYETNHAFLMGRYFGYFIFTALFNLLLYIIIRRKLYGFMFGYILSMIAFNSVEYMYDTLLVPDFLHFFWVRFPKMFFALFATYFHTKVFQYFTNQKTNFPKWFKILKYVNNFILFILLLFVASKIILPENNAIFDQYRLLLHICFILNLSALVVSLIHSIVKGNKQAIYYMCCNILLILSLIFFTTNTLQLGGSTIYMAPGNIINSVSFEILSLTIAFLLNYRKELRAMNAKIIQAKRKSEELSTALIKVQENERNIIARNLHDGLGNTMNALRLLLESRSDNKKQIDGVFDLAQIQFKNLIFQISPKNIESVGLFKTIQQDLKLLENTNIEINLTVLGKDECIGTIKAVNIYRIFQELMSNIIKHAKATVIDIVINCDEKTCSLQLEDNGIGLKSKFTKGMGIKNIKSRVSYHQGIFHMENTELGMISIIEIPLEK; encoded by the coding sequence ATGTTGACTTTTGCATCTGGTGATGATACCCTTTTTGTAAAAGGTGCGTATCCAGAGCACATTGTAGATTTCTTAAAATCGTATAAGAGTTGTTCTGAAATTTCTGAAGAAGCATTAATCAATGCTTTTGAGAAAGGCGAATTTAAAGACATGCCCGCTAACCGTGTGGTGAATAGAGGGTTTACAAAATGTCAACATTATTTTGCACTTACTGTAAAAAATGACCAAAATACAACAGAAGATTACTTCTGGAGCTATTATAATGACGGCGTACTTTTCATTTTATATGAATATAAAGATGGAAAACTAGACCAAATAGGAAAAACATCGGCAGCCAAAAGAATCAAAAAACGAGCGATACCTATACGATGTCTTTCTTTTCAAATAGAAATGAAACCTTACGAAACAAAGACCTTAATTCTTAAAACCGAATTACAGGGACACGCCAATCTCTACTTTCCTACCGATTTTACGACTGCCAAGGACATTTATATTTACGAAACGAACCACGCTTTTTTAATGGGGCGCTATTTTGGCTACTTCATTTTTACAGCACTATTCAATTTACTCCTCTATATCATTATTCGAAGAAAGTTATACGGATTTATGTTCGGTTATATTTTAAGCATGATCGCATTCAACTCGGTCGAGTACATGTATGACACGCTTTTAGTACCAGACTTTTTACATTTTTTTTGGGTACGATTTCCAAAGATGTTTTTTGCGTTGTTCGCAACATATTTTCATACCAAAGTCTTTCAATATTTCACTAATCAAAAAACAAACTTTCCCAAATGGTTTAAAATCTTAAAATATGTAAACAATTTTATTCTTTTTATTTTATTACTATTCGTAGCATCAAAAATAATATTACCAGAAAACAACGCTATTTTCGACCAATATCGATTACTACTTCACATTTGTTTTATCCTAAATTTAAGTGCATTAGTTGTTAGTTTGATTCATTCAATTGTAAAAGGAAATAAGCAAGCTATTTACTATATGTGTTGCAATATTTTGTTGATTCTGTCACTCATATTCTTCACTACAAATACCCTTCAACTGGGTGGTTCTACAATTTATATGGCTCCCGGAAATATTATCAATAGTGTATCTTTTGAAATTTTAAGCCTTACCATAGCTTTCTTGCTGAATTATCGAAAAGAATTAAGAGCCATGAACGCAAAAATTATTCAGGCTAAAAGAAAAAGTGAGGAACTAAGTACCGCACTTATTAAAGTTCAGGAAAATGAAAGAAACATCATTGCTAGAAATCTTCACGACGGACTAGGAAATACCATGAATGCCCTGCGCTTGCTATTAGAATCCAGATCTGATAACAAAAAACAAATTGACGGTGTTTTTGATTTGGCGCAAATTCAATTTAAAAATCTGATTTTTCAAATTTCACCTAAGAATATAGAAAGTGTTGGCCTTTTTAAAACCATTCAGCAAGATTTAAAACTATTGGAAAATACTAATATCGAAATAAACCTGACCGTACTTGGAAAGGATGAGTGTATAGGAACTATAAAAGCGGTTAATATTTACAGAATCTTCCAAGAGCTTATGTCCAATATCATAAAGCATGCTAAAGCAACTGTAATAGATATTGTTATAAATTGTGATGAAAAAACATGTAGCCTACAATTAGAAGATAATGGTATTGGTCTAAAAAGTAAATTCACAAAAGGCATGGGGATAAAGAATATCAAATCTAGAGTATCTTATCATCAGGGGATTTTTCATATGGAAAATACCGAATTAGGGATGATAAGTATCATCGAAATACCTCTTGAAAAATGA
- a CDS encoding CAL67264 family membrane protein — translation MGLNKNSIFAWASFIIFLIATAIVLLGVLKYKDHAIGFSVVGIGFFAISWVFNALKGRI, via the coding sequence ATGGGATTAAATAAGAACTCCATTTTCGCATGGGCGTCGTTCATTATTTTTTTGATAGCCACTGCGATTGTACTACTGGGTGTTTTAAAATATAAAGATCATGCAATAGGTTTTTCTGTAGTAGGAATTGGTTTTTTTGCCATTTCCTGGGTTTTTAATGCCCTAAAAGGCCGAATTTGA
- a CDS encoding response regulator transcription factor, producing the protein MTKINLVLVDDHSLFTEGIMQILDPLEDLQVIANFRDGETMLQSDEIHKADVLLLDINLPGNSGISIAKKMKPYFGSLKIICLSMLFEENIRQKLTKIGVAGYLPKFVNTIELIEAIIKVAEGEKVFYEEKSKAVNNIKVWTTDFKLTKRELEILQLIKEGKTTKEIADLLFRSQFTIETHRKNMIRKLNLKNSSGLLHFAMKNLTSE; encoded by the coding sequence ATGACAAAGATTAATTTAGTATTGGTTGATGATCACTCGCTTTTCACTGAAGGAATTATGCAAATTTTAGATCCGCTGGAAGATTTACAGGTGATTGCCAATTTTAGAGATGGTGAAACTATGCTCCAGTCAGACGAAATTCACAAAGCAGATGTACTGCTATTAGATATTAACCTACCGGGGAACTCTGGGATAAGTATAGCTAAAAAAATGAAACCTTATTTTGGCTCTTTAAAGATTATTTGTCTCTCTATGCTTTTTGAAGAAAATATCAGGCAGAAATTAACGAAAATCGGTGTTGCCGGATATTTACCGAAGTTTGTAAATACAATAGAGCTTATAGAAGCGATTATAAAAGTAGCTGAAGGTGAAAAGGTTTTTTATGAAGAAAAATCCAAAGCCGTTAACAATATAAAAGTCTGGACTACAGATTTTAAATTAACTAAACGAGAACTTGAAATTCTACAGCTCATTAAAGAAGGTAAAACTACTAAAGAAATTGCTGATCTTCTTTTCCGTAGTCAGTTTACCATAGAAACCCATCGTAAGAATATGATACGAAAACTGAACCTAAAAAATTCTAGTGGCTTATTGCATTTCGCAATGAAAAACTTAACAAGCGAATAA
- the ettA gene encoding energy-dependent translational throttle protein EttA has product MADDKKVIFSMSGVTKTYKSANTPVLKNIYLSFFYGAKIGILGLNGSGKSTLMKIIAGRDNNYQGDVVFSSGYSVGYLEQEPELDEEKTVLEVVKEGAAETVAILDEYNKINDMFGLPEVYEDADKMQKFMDKQAELQDKIDASNAWELDTKLEIAMDALRTPEADKKISVLSGGERRRVALCRLLLKEPDVLLLDEPTNHLDAESVHWLEHHLAQYKGTVIAVTHDRYFLDNVAGWILELDRGEGIPWKGNYSSWLDQKSKRLAQEQKQASKRQKTLERELEWSKMNPKGRQSKQKARLKNYDKLLSQDQKQMDEKLEIYIPNGPRLGNNVIDAKGVSKAFGDKLLYEDLNFNLPQAGIVGIIGPNGAGKTTIFKMIMGEEQPDKGSFEVGDTAKISYVDQSHSNIDTEKTIWQNFSDEQELIMMGGRQVNSRAYLSRFNFSGSEQNKKVSALSGGERNRLHLAMTLKEEGNVLLLDEPTNDLDVNTLRALEEGLENFAGCAVVISHDRWFLDRVCTHILAFEGESQVYFFEGSFSDYEENKKKRLGGDIMPKRIKYKKLTR; this is encoded by the coding sequence ATGGCAGATGATAAGAAAGTGATATTCTCGATGAGTGGGGTTACCAAAACCTACAAATCGGCGAATACACCGGTGTTAAAAAATATATACCTGAGTTTTTTCTACGGAGCAAAAATCGGGATTCTTGGTCTTAACGGTTCGGGTAAGTCTACTTTAATGAAAATTATCGCCGGGCGAGATAATAATTACCAGGGCGATGTGGTATTCTCATCAGGATATAGCGTTGGTTACTTAGAACAGGAACCAGAACTAGATGAAGAGAAAACAGTGCTTGAAGTTGTAAAAGAAGGCGCTGCTGAAACGGTAGCTATTCTAGATGAATACAACAAAATCAACGATATGTTTGGTTTGCCTGAAGTTTATGAAGATGCAGATAAGATGCAGAAGTTTATGGATAAGCAGGCAGAACTTCAGGATAAAATCGACGCAAGCAATGCATGGGAATTAGATACCAAGCTAGAAATTGCAATGGATGCTTTGAGAACTCCGGAGGCTGATAAGAAAATTTCAGTATTATCTGGTGGGGAAAGAAGACGTGTTGCGCTTTGTCGTTTACTTTTAAAAGAACCAGATGTTCTTTTATTAGATGAGCCTACTAACCACTTGGATGCTGAATCTGTACACTGGTTAGAGCATCATTTAGCGCAATATAAAGGAACTGTAATTGCGGTAACTCACGACCGTTATTTCTTGGATAATGTTGCCGGATGGATATTAGAATTAGATAGAGGAGAAGGTATCCCATGGAAAGGAAATTATTCTTCTTGGTTAGATCAAAAATCTAAACGTTTAGCACAAGAGCAAAAACAAGCAAGCAAAAGACAAAAAACTTTAGAGCGAGAGTTAGAATGGTCTAAGATGAATCCTAAAGGTCGCCAATCTAAGCAGAAGGCGCGTCTTAAGAATTACGATAAATTGCTTAGTCAGGATCAAAAACAGATGGATGAGAAACTTGAAATTTACATCCCGAATGGTCCAAGATTAGGAAATAATGTGATCGATGCTAAAGGAGTAAGCAAAGCTTTTGGCGATAAATTACTATACGAAGATCTTAATTTCAATTTGCCTCAGGCTGGTATTGTAGGAATTATTGGTCCTAACGGTGCTGGTAAAACGACCATTTTCAAAATGATCATGGGAGAAGAACAACCTGATAAAGGTTCTTTTGAAGTTGGGGATACTGCTAAAATTAGTTACGTAGATCAAAGTCACTCTAATATTGATACTGAAAAAACCATCTGGCAAAACTTTAGCGACGAGCAGGAGCTAATTATGATGGGCGGAAGACAGGTAAATTCCAGAGCTTACTTAAGTAGATTTAACTTTAGCGGAAGCGAACAAAATAAAAAGGTAAGCGCACTTTCTGGTGGGGAACGTAACCGTCTTCATTTAGCAATGACTTTAAAAGAAGAAGGAAACGTGCTTTTATTAGATGAGCCTACCAATGATCTTGATGTAAATACACTCCGTGCTTTAGAAGAAGGTTTGGAGAATTTTGCAGGATGTGCTGTGGTAATTTCTCACGACCGTTGGTTCTTAGATAGAGTTTGTACTCATATTCTTGCTTTTGAAGGAGAATCTCAAGTATACTTCTTTGAAGGTAGTTTCTCTGACTACGAGGAAAACAAGAAAAAACGTCTTGGTGGTGATATTATGCCTAAACGAATTAAGTATAAAAAACTTACCAGATAA
- a CDS encoding DinB family protein: MEREQLVKHLNGGEAFMPITKVLEEISFDNIGKRIYDLPYSFYEIFFHITYTQKDILDYIILDDYKTPKWPEGYWDQKQTPESEQEWEQLKEQFFKEREQLSKYIQDESNDLDTPVKNSDKHSLLRELLLVIEHNAHHTGQLILLLRLLGDHK; this comes from the coding sequence ATGGAGAGAGAACAGTTAGTAAAACATCTTAATGGTGGTGAAGCATTTATGCCTATCACCAAAGTATTAGAAGAAATCTCATTTGATAATATTGGTAAGCGAATATATGATTTACCTTATTCTTTTTATGAGATATTTTTTCACATTACCTATACCCAAAAAGATATTCTGGATTATATAATCTTAGATGATTACAAAACTCCAAAATGGCCAGAAGGCTATTGGGACCAAAAGCAAACACCAGAAAGTGAGCAGGAATGGGAGCAGCTAAAAGAGCAGTTTTTTAAGGAAAGAGAGCAATTGTCGAAATATATTCAGGATGAGTCTAACGATTTAGACACGCCGGTAAAGAATAGCGATAAGCATTCTTTATTAAGAGAACTACTTTTAGTGATTGAGCATAATGCCCATCATACTGGTCAACTTATTCTTTTACTTCGACTTTTAGGCGATCACAAATAA
- a CDS encoding DUF2254 domain-containing protein translates to MKKLFTRLLSFFNSIRSQIAFYPTLFAFLGFLFSALTLYLESLGISDYIREEFPSIIVNNGDTALSVLGAIITGLISMMVFSFSMVMVLLNQASTNYSPRLLPGLISDRKHQTVLGVYLATILYCIFIMVAINPDAPKKELPGFSVFLGIVFTVFCMGAFIYFIHNISKSIQVNNILDNIYNLSKNRLQTLLKSEAKEFRDFPDSGEWYTYKAEESGYFQNISITNLLDLCEELDTKLHILPVKGIFILKGIPVLRSEQKIDKEKLDEVLANFNFAREELVADNYVLAFKQLTEIIAKAMSPGINDPGTAINAIDYLTELLGLRMQKKDSSVISREEKCYLKLNTVDFKSLLYNVLVTVRTYCSHDLIIIQKISLMFEYLLQQEQKEVYYKKLIKEEAKTFFESGIKAIESDTDIALIKKLAKNLNIELSTT, encoded by the coding sequence ATGAAGAAACTTTTTACGCGACTACTCTCGTTTTTCAATTCCATACGAAGTCAAATTGCATTTTATCCTACGCTTTTTGCCTTTTTAGGATTTCTATTTTCAGCACTTACGCTGTATTTGGAAAGTCTTGGAATTTCAGATTATATAAGAGAGGAATTTCCGTCAATTATCGTCAACAATGGGGATACCGCACTAAGTGTTCTTGGTGCTATCATAACGGGACTTATTTCTATGATGGTTTTTAGTTTCTCTATGGTGATGGTATTGCTTAATCAAGCCTCCACTAATTACTCGCCAAGACTGTTACCGGGATTAATTTCAGATAGAAAACATCAAACCGTTTTAGGAGTCTATTTGGCAACAATTCTTTATTGCATCTTTATTATGGTTGCTATCAACCCAGATGCGCCTAAAAAAGAATTGCCTGGTTTCTCGGTATTTCTGGGAATTGTTTTTACAGTTTTCTGTATGGGTGCTTTTATCTATTTTATACATAACATTTCAAAAAGTATACAGGTAAATAATATTTTAGACAATATTTACAATCTATCAAAAAACAGATTACAAACACTTTTAAAAAGTGAAGCAAAGGAATTTAGGGATTTTCCAGATTCAGGCGAGTGGTATACTTACAAAGCTGAAGAAAGCGGATATTTCCAAAATATTTCAATTACCAACCTTTTGGATCTTTGCGAAGAGTTAGATACTAAATTGCACATACTTCCTGTAAAAGGGATTTTTATTCTTAAAGGTATTCCCGTGCTTCGCTCCGAACAGAAAATTGATAAAGAAAAATTAGATGAAGTTTTAGCGAATTTCAATTTTGCACGTGAAGAATTGGTTGCAGATAATTATGTTCTTGCTTTTAAACAACTTACTGAAATTATAGCCAAAGCCATGTCTCCCGGAATTAATGATCCAGGAACCGCAATAAATGCGATCGATTATTTAACGGAATTACTCGGCTTACGAATGCAAAAAAAAGACAGCAGTGTTATTAGCCGCGAGGAAAAATGTTACTTAAAATTGAATACTGTTGATTTTAAAAGCTTGCTTTATAATGTTTTAGTAACAGTAAGAACTTATTGCTCTCACGATTTGATCATCATTCAGAAAATTAGTTTGATGTTCGAATATCTCTTACAGCAAGAACAAAAGGAAGTATACTATAAAAAATTAATCAAAGAAGAAGCTAAAACATTTTTTGAAAGTGGAATAAAAGCTATAGAAAGTGATACTGATATTGCTCTTATAAAAAAACTCGCAAAAAATTTAAATATTGAGCTTAGCACGACCTAA
- a CDS encoding phosphatase PAP2 family protein: MEKLIELDHKLFLYLNNLGTETWDWMWIAISDKWMAIPFYAFLLYLIFRNFGWKYSLVTMVAIALLITCTDQMANVFKDGFARRRPCGQEGVMEYSRQVASGCGKYGFYSAHASSTFAVAIFLGNIFKRKIPKMMLYLIIWASFVAYSRVYLGVHYPGDIFVGMLFGILIGYLLYLLQQLVIKKMKLG, encoded by the coding sequence ATGGAGAAATTAATTGAATTAGACCATAAACTTTTTCTTTATTTAAACAATCTAGGTACCGAAACCTGGGATTGGATGTGGATTGCCATAAGCGATAAGTGGATGGCAATTCCATTTTACGCATTTTTGTTATACCTAATATTCCGAAACTTTGGTTGGAAGTATAGCCTTGTCACCATGGTGGCCATAGCTCTATTAATTACCTGTACCGATCAAATGGCGAATGTGTTTAAAGATGGATTTGCAAGACGACGACCATGCGGGCAGGAAGGCGTGATGGAGTATTCTAGGCAGGTCGCTAGCGGTTGTGGTAAATACGGATTCTATTCGGCACATGCTTCCAGTACTTTTGCCGTAGCGATATTTCTAGGTAATATATTCAAACGAAAAATACCTAAAATGATGCTGTATTTAATTATATGGGCATCTTTTGTAGCTTATAGCAGAGTATATCTGGGAGTGCATTACCCGGGAGATATTTTTGTAGGAATGCTTTTTGGGATTCTTATTGGCTATTTGCTATATCTGCTTCAGCAATTGGTGATTAAGAAAATGAAGCTTGGTTAA